A part of Paenibacillus sp. 481 genomic DNA contains:
- a CDS encoding NUDIX domain-containing protein, with amino-acid sequence MNEHNVLPRMGVGAVILNEHSEILLLLRNRNPEKGMWSIPGGKLDPYEHLEQCVIREVKEEVNLEVEIKGLLCMAETIRPESAEHWVSAIYEVNVKGGEARNMESGGAIADMRWFGLDQLPANLACFTVPAIDHLLNRSTR; translated from the coding sequence ATGAATGAACATAATGTACTTCCCCGAATGGGTGTGGGAGCAGTTATTTTGAACGAGCACAGTGAGATTTTATTGCTACTACGGAATCGGAATCCGGAAAAAGGCATGTGGAGCATACCAGGCGGCAAGCTAGACCCGTATGAACATCTTGAGCAATGCGTCATTCGTGAAGTGAAAGAAGAGGTGAACCTTGAGGTTGAGATTAAGGGTTTACTGTGCATGGCGGAAACGATTCGACCTGAATCTGCGGAACATTGGGTTTCAGCCATCTATGAGGTGAATGTAAAAGGTGGAGAAGCTCGTAATATGGAGTCGGGCGGGGCGATTGCAGATATGAGATGGTTTGGTCTGGATCAATTGCCTGCAAATCTAGCATGTTTCACAGTCCCTGCTATTGATCATTTGTTAAACCGAAGTACGCGGTGA
- a CDS encoding GNAT family N-acetyltransferase, whose product MNVEAIFAQFPSLQSANLTLKKIEVHHLDAVFDIYSNDSVFKYCGIIPKHNKETVRNMIGHFERDYNKRLRVKWGIFANAEPERLCGIIEAFDFNQKVNVVTIGYFLAESYWGRGIATEAVSLVLRFLLTEVNVNRIQAEVMPPNHPSKKVLLKNGFTYEGTLRQAALWSGKGIVDLEMYSMLKEDFAFVTG is encoded by the coding sequence ATGAACGTAGAAGCTATTTTTGCACAGTTTCCTAGCTTACAGTCAGCTAATTTGACTTTGAAAAAGATCGAGGTTCACCATCTTGATGCAGTGTTTGACATCTACAGCAATGACAGCGTATTTAAATACTGCGGCATTATCCCTAAACATAATAAAGAGACGGTCAGGAACATGATTGGCCATTTTGAAAGAGATTACAATAAAAGATTGCGGGTCAAGTGGGGGATATTCGCCAATGCTGAACCCGAGCGGCTGTGTGGAATTATTGAAGCTTTCGACTTTAATCAAAAAGTAAACGTAGTGACGATTGGCTACTTTTTGGCGGAATCGTATTGGGGACGAGGTATCGCTACTGAGGCGGTGAGCCTAGTGCTTCGTTTTTTGCTTACGGAAGTTAACGTCAACCGCATTCAGGCGGAAGTGATGCCTCCGAATCACCCTTCAAAGAAGGTGCTATTGAAAAATGGCTTCACCTATGAAGGCACGTTAAGACAAGCAGCGCTATGGTCAGGCAAAGGAATCGTCGATTTAGAAATGTACAGCATGTTAAAAGAGGACTTCGCATTTGTAACCGGATAA